The stretch of DNA AGGAAAAGCGGCGCAGAGAGGAAGCCGAATTGAGAAGCTACAACTCACTGatgaaaacagaaaacatgACTACCAACTATGATGCAGGAAATGATTCGGATGAATTTATGTAAATTTATGACCATAATGATACCGTTATGTGGTAAGAAATAAACTATTTCAGCTAGCCCTCCTAAGGAGGCTAGTATCGTTAACAATCCTTGTTTGCTTTAAACTTGCACGTTTACCGCGGCAAGAGCGTCCTTTATCCACTGGGGTACATTGTCATCTGGGAAGCGTTCTTTCATGTACGTTTGGATGAATTCTGGGTAGGTGTCCGATTTAATACTTTCCCTAATATCGTTCATAAGCTTGAGCTGCAATTCAAAGCAAATTTACTCAGCGCTTTCGAGCTATGTAATGTTTTGATACCTACCTGAAACGCAACATTGTGAATGCTAAGGATACTGCACGCCACCGGTTCTACCGTTACAATATGATGCAAGTACGACCTGGTATACGTCTTGCATGTTGAGCAGTCACAATTTTGGTCTATTGGCCTCATATCCATTTTGAAGCAATGTTGCTTCAGGTTGAGCTGACCCTGGCGAGTGAGTGCACAGCCAAAACGAGCCGTTCGCGTAGGGAACACACAATCGAACATATCGATTCCCAGAGCCACGCAAACCACCAAATCAGCAGCAAATCCAACGCCCATAAGATACCGTGGTTTATCCTCTGGCAAAAGGTCCGTACAAAGATGCACAGTTTGCCAGAATTCGTCCTTGCTCTCTCCACCACTGAGTCCTCCCACGGCGAATCCTCGGGTGCACCGTTTGGTAAGTTCCGCAGCGCAAACCTTTCGCAGCTCGGGCTGTAAGCCACCTTGCACAATTGGAAAAATGCTTTGCTCATCATCCCGCCCATGAGCCGCTATACTCCGATCGAGCCACCGGATCGTCCGATGCATCGCCTCTTCCACTCTCGGACCAGTGGTAGTTGTTTTGACCACATCATCTAGTT from Toxorhynchites rutilus septentrionalis strain SRP chromosome 3, ASM2978413v1, whole genome shotgun sequence encodes:
- the LOC129775697 gene encoding queuine tRNA-ribosyltransferase catalytic subunit; the encoded protein is MAHSQLFRQTASAIGYVTLFRHRTICCPTTRFQSNKPNFVYTEPTMSDGTSSAEERGPPLQYRLVAKCSQTKARVGVMSLRHSNVDTPVFMPVGTQGTLKGLLPDQILSLGCQIMLGNTYHLGMRPGTDILEKAGGLHKFMGWPRALLTDSGGFQMVSLLELAEITEEGVKFQSPYDKSECMLTPERSMQIQNAIGADIMMQLDDVVKTTTTGPRVEEAMHRTIRWLDRSIAAHGRDDEQSIFPIVQGGLQPELRKVCAAELTKRCTRGFAVGGLSGGESKDEFWQTVHLCTDLLPEDKPRYLMGVGFAADLVVCVALGIDMFDCVFPTRTARFGCALTRQGQLNLKQHCFKMDMRPIDQNCDCSTCKTYTRSYLHHIVTVEPVACSILSIHNVAFQLKLMNDIRESIKSDTYPEFIQTYMKERFPDDNVPQWIKDALAAVNVQV